The following coding sequences are from one Microbacterium wangchenii window:
- a CDS encoding 3-oxoacyl-ACP synthase III codes for MGAFDGGSVAGNATTRFDNVSLLSVASTLPGRVTTSEEIEDRLSSALRRLKLPGGLLERVAGVRERRNWAPGESSDDATVAAGRRALAEVGVDPSDVGLLINTSVSRKHLEPSVAVRLHHGLGLPSSAINFDVANACLGFVSGMSLAANMIQSGQIRYAIVVNGEDADEIQTNTIRRLSGTDIGRSSFMSEFASLTLGSGAAAAVLGRTDEHPDGHRILGGVTRAATQFHDLCVGSVDGMFTDAKALLKGGLDLVVSAWKEASGPWNWSSMDRYITHQVSSVHTNAIVKAAKLDRARLPVTFPKYGNVGPASIPITLAEEQATLNRGDRVLLMGVGSGLNTAMMELAW; via the coding sequence ATGGGCGCGTTCGACGGAGGTTCTGTGGCCGGAAATGCGACCACTCGCTTTGACAATGTCTCGCTGCTGTCGGTGGCGAGCACATTGCCTGGACGAGTGACGACATCCGAGGAGATCGAGGATCGTCTCTCGTCGGCACTGCGGCGGCTGAAGCTGCCGGGGGGCCTGCTCGAGCGCGTCGCCGGGGTCCGCGAGCGCCGCAACTGGGCGCCCGGGGAATCCTCCGACGACGCCACGGTCGCGGCGGGACGGCGAGCCCTGGCAGAGGTCGGCGTCGACCCCTCGGACGTCGGTCTTCTGATCAACACCTCCGTCTCGCGCAAGCACCTGGAGCCGTCCGTGGCCGTGCGTCTGCACCACGGGCTCGGGCTGCCCAGTTCCGCCATCAACTTCGACGTCGCCAACGCGTGCCTCGGTTTCGTCAGCGGCATGAGCCTCGCGGCGAACATGATCCAGTCGGGTCAGATCCGCTACGCCATCGTCGTCAACGGCGAGGACGCCGACGAGATCCAGACCAACACGATCCGCCGCCTGTCGGGTACCGACATCGGCCGATCGAGCTTCATGAGCGAATTCGCCTCACTCACCCTCGGCTCCGGGGCAGCCGCCGCGGTCCTCGGGCGCACGGACGAGCATCCCGACGGCCACCGGATCCTGGGCGGGGTCACCCGCGCGGCGACGCAGTTCCACGACCTGTGCGTCGGCAGCGTCGACGGCATGTTCACCGATGCGAAAGCGCTCCTCAAGGGCGGCCTCGACCTCGTGGTCTCCGCCTGGAAGGAAGCGTCCGGCCCGTGGAACTGGTCGTCGATGGACCGGTACATCACCCACCAGGTCTCCTCCGTGCACACGAATGCGATCGTGAAGGCGGCGAAGCTGGACCGCGCCCGCCTGCCCGTGACCTTCCCGAAGTACGGGAACGTCGGACCGGCGTCGATCCCCATCACCCTCGCCGAGGAGCAGGCGACGCTGAACCGGGGCGACCGCGTGCTCCTCATGGGCGTCGGATCGGGCCTGAACACCGCGATGATGGAACTGGCCTGGTGA
- a CDS encoding alpha/beta fold hydrolase, producing MVSAGATTPPPGLPGLEPGFSRIVAVPGVGVDSGAVREWHCLDTGPELARLGVPVVGTILAVHGNPTWSYLWRALVTQSVRAAERGDPAWRVVAVDQLDMGFSERTDVDRPLAQRVADLGAFTAALGLDAPVVTLGHDWGGVVSAGWAVDHPESLRGVMLLNTAVHHPEGVPIPAPLRLAGARGVLAASTVATTAFLDTTLALATPGVDAATRRAYRTPYGSAARRRAIGGFVADIPADRRHPSHSELERIAAGVAELEVPALLLWGPEDPIFSDRYLDDLLDRLPHADVHRFEGASHLVAEDRPYAEAVLAWLREHCDRLAAPGTTSPAHPGPDADDSVFTPIWHGLEERRADDETAIVDMSPTRTGAIRRVSWRQLDDRVRRLAAGLSRIGVRKGDRVSLLVPPGPTLSAVVYACLRIGAVIVVADAGLGIRGLTRAVRGSWPDFIIGETLGLTAARALGWPGVRISAARLPKAASVALGVSCSLSDILATGTGQPLPEPPGPGDDAAILFTSGSTGPAKGVAYTHGQLAALRDVLADHFGVTQETGLVTGFAPFALLGPALGTRSVTPRMDVSSPRTLTATAVAAAVRESGAGIVFLSPAAVLNVVATVDALTAEDRAALAGVHTFLSTGAPISARLLESAAEIMPNATPHTPYGMTECLLVTDVTLDGVHDAAQAPDAGVCVGMPIGANRVLVSALDADGRATGTPTAEPGVLGEIVVSAPHLKDHYDRLWLTDRESARGTEGLDPFEPGARWHRTGDVGHLDEHGRLWVEGRMPHVLVTADGPLAPVGPEQEVERVEAVRRAAVVGVGPHGLRQAVAVVETIPPTKRPALAEPGLAAAVRESTRTPLVAVLAVPHLPTDIRHNSKIDRSRLSRWAEGILAGGRPTAP from the coding sequence CTGGTGAGCGCCGGCGCGACGACGCCGCCGCCGGGTCTCCCTGGTCTCGAGCCGGGGTTCAGCCGGATCGTGGCGGTCCCCGGCGTCGGTGTGGATTCCGGCGCCGTGCGGGAATGGCACTGTCTCGACACCGGCCCGGAGCTGGCACGCCTGGGCGTCCCGGTGGTGGGCACCATCCTCGCGGTGCACGGCAACCCGACCTGGTCCTACCTGTGGCGTGCGCTCGTGACGCAGTCGGTGCGCGCGGCCGAGCGCGGCGACCCGGCATGGCGCGTCGTGGCGGTCGACCAGCTCGACATGGGCTTCTCCGAGCGCACGGACGTGGATCGGCCGCTCGCGCAGCGCGTCGCCGACCTCGGCGCCTTCACGGCGGCGCTCGGTCTGGACGCGCCGGTGGTCACGCTCGGCCACGACTGGGGCGGGGTGGTGTCCGCCGGCTGGGCGGTCGATCATCCGGAATCCCTCAGGGGCGTCATGCTGCTGAACACGGCGGTCCACCACCCGGAGGGCGTCCCCATCCCCGCACCCCTGCGGCTCGCCGGTGCCCGCGGAGTCCTCGCCGCCTCGACGGTGGCCACCACCGCGTTCCTGGACACCACGCTCGCCCTCGCCACCCCCGGAGTGGATGCGGCGACCCGCCGGGCCTACCGGACTCCCTACGGCTCGGCCGCCCGGCGTCGCGCGATCGGCGGCTTCGTGGCCGACATCCCCGCCGACCGCCGGCACCCCAGCCACTCCGAGCTGGAGCGCATCGCCGCGGGCGTCGCCGAGCTCGAGGTGCCGGCGCTCCTGCTGTGGGGCCCGGAAGACCCCATCTTCAGCGACCGCTACCTCGACGATCTCCTGGACCGCCTGCCGCACGCCGACGTGCACCGGTTCGAAGGCGCGAGCCACCTCGTCGCCGAAGACCGCCCGTACGCGGAGGCGGTGCTGGCCTGGCTCCGCGAGCACTGTGATCGGCTGGCCGCCCCCGGCACGACCTCGCCGGCGCATCCGGGACCGGATGCCGACGACTCGGTGTTCACCCCCATCTGGCACGGGCTGGAGGAACGTCGCGCCGACGACGAGACCGCCATCGTGGACATGTCCCCCACGCGCACCGGCGCCATCCGCCGAGTGAGCTGGCGGCAGCTGGACGATCGCGTCCGGCGCCTGGCCGCGGGCCTCTCCCGCATCGGCGTCCGCAAGGGCGACCGGGTGTCGCTCCTCGTGCCCCCCGGCCCGACGCTCTCCGCCGTCGTCTACGCGTGCCTGCGGATCGGGGCGGTCATCGTCGTCGCCGACGCCGGCCTCGGCATCCGGGGCCTGACGCGCGCCGTCCGCGGGTCGTGGCCCGACTTCATCATCGGCGAGACCCTCGGACTCACCGCCGCGCGCGCCCTGGGCTGGCCGGGGGTGCGGATCTCGGCCGCGCGGCTGCCGAAGGCGGCATCCGTGGCGCTCGGCGTCTCCTGCAGCCTCAGCGACATCCTCGCCACCGGCACCGGCCAGCCGCTCCCCGAGCCGCCCGGGCCCGGCGACGACGCCGCCATCCTCTTCACGTCGGGGTCCACCGGCCCGGCGAAGGGGGTCGCCTACACGCACGGCCAGCTCGCGGCGCTCCGCGACGTGCTCGCCGATCATTTCGGGGTGACGCAGGAGACGGGCCTGGTGACGGGGTTCGCGCCGTTCGCGCTGCTGGGCCCCGCCCTGGGAACGCGCTCGGTCACGCCCCGGATGGACGTGTCGTCGCCGCGGACGCTCACCGCGACGGCGGTGGCCGCCGCCGTGCGCGAGTCGGGTGCGGGCATCGTGTTCCTCTCCCCCGCCGCCGTCCTCAACGTGGTGGCGACGGTGGATGCCCTCACGGCCGAAGACCGCGCCGCGCTCGCCGGCGTCCACACGTTCCTCTCCACCGGCGCCCCCATCAGCGCTCGCCTGCTCGAGTCGGCCGCCGAGATCATGCCGAACGCGACCCCGCACACGCCCTACGGGATGACGGAGTGCCTTCTGGTCACCGATGTGACCCTCGACGGGGTGCACGACGCCGCGCAGGCTCCGGATGCGGGCGTGTGCGTGGGCATGCCGATCGGGGCCAACCGCGTGCTGGTGAGCGCGCTGGACGCGGACGGCCGCGCGACGGGCACGCCGACGGCGGAGCCGGGGGTCCTCGGCGAGATCGTCGTCTCCGCCCCCCACCTCAAAGACCACTACGACCGCCTGTGGCTCACCGACCGGGAATCCGCCCGGGGCACCGAGGGGCTCGATCCCTTCGAGCCCGGCGCGCGCTGGCACCGGACCGGCGACGTGGGGCACCTGGACGAGCACGGCCGCCTGTGGGTGGAGGGGCGCATGCCGCACGTCCTGGTGACCGCGGACGGCCCCCTCGCCCCCGTCGGGCCGGAGCAGGAGGTCGAACGCGTCGAGGCGGTGCGCCGGGCGGCCGTCGTGGGGGTCGGACCCCACGGGCTGCGCCAAGCGGTCGCGGTCGTCGAGACCATCCCGCCGACCAAGCGGCCGGCCCTAGCCGAGCCGGGCCTCGCCGCCGCCGTGCGGGAAAGCACCCGCACCCCGCTCGTCGCCGTCCTGGCCGTGCCGCACCTGCCCACCGACATCCGGCACAACTCCAAGATCGACCGGTCCCGGCTCTCCCGGTGGGCCGAGGGGATCCTCGCCGGCGGAAGGCCGACAGCGCCGTGA
- a CDS encoding NAD-dependent epimerase/dehydratase family protein: MIVLVTGASGFLGRAVAAQLIADGHRVRTLQRRPSGVAGAADVLGSITSPADVERAVEGTEAVVHLAAKVSLAGAASEFRDVNVGGTRALLDAAERAGASRFVQVSSPSVAYAGAALAGVGAEPADPARARGDYARTKAEAELIALGRHSPSMHVVAVRPHLVWGPGDTQLIERIVARARAGRLPLLNGGTALIDTTYIDNAATGICAAVERAEQAGGRAYVLTNGEPRPVGDLLAGICRAVGVRPPRVSIPAWVGRTAGSVIERAWAIKPGVDEPPMTRFLAEQLSTAHWFDQRDTRRALEWSPAVSIDEGLRRLALAYAP; this comes from the coding sequence GTGATCGTCCTCGTCACCGGAGCCTCGGGCTTCCTCGGACGCGCGGTCGCCGCGCAGCTCATCGCCGACGGCCATCGCGTGCGCACCCTGCAACGACGTCCCTCCGGTGTGGCGGGAGCCGCCGACGTCCTCGGCTCGATCACGTCGCCCGCCGACGTCGAGCGCGCCGTCGAGGGAACCGAAGCGGTCGTGCATCTCGCCGCGAAGGTGTCGCTGGCGGGCGCCGCATCCGAATTCCGCGATGTCAACGTGGGTGGGACGCGAGCCCTTCTCGACGCGGCCGAACGGGCCGGAGCATCCCGCTTCGTGCAGGTCTCCTCCCCCTCGGTCGCGTATGCCGGCGCGGCGCTGGCGGGCGTCGGGGCAGAACCGGCCGATCCCGCCAGGGCGCGCGGGGACTATGCGCGTACGAAGGCGGAGGCGGAGCTCATCGCACTGGGACGCCATTCGCCGTCGATGCACGTCGTGGCGGTACGTCCGCACCTCGTGTGGGGTCCGGGCGACACGCAGCTGATCGAACGGATCGTGGCGCGGGCGCGAGCGGGGCGGCTGCCCCTCCTCAACGGCGGAACGGCTCTCATCGACACGACCTACATCGACAACGCCGCCACCGGCATCTGCGCCGCGGTGGAGCGGGCCGAACAGGCCGGCGGCCGCGCCTACGTCCTCACCAACGGCGAGCCCCGGCCCGTGGGCGACCTGCTCGCGGGCATCTGCCGTGCGGTCGGTGTGCGGCCCCCGCGGGTGAGCATCCCGGCGTGGGTCGGGCGCACCGCGGGCTCGGTCATCGAGCGGGCATGGGCGATCAAGCCCGGTGTCGACGAGCCTCCGATGACCCGGTTCCTCGCCGAGCAGCTCTCGACCGCGCACTGGTTCGATCAGCGCGACACCCGCCGGGCACTGGAGTGGTCGCCGGCGGTGTCGATCGACGAGGGCCTGCGCCGCCTCGCCCTCGCCTACGCACCCTGA
- a CDS encoding SDR family NAD(P)-dependent oxidoreductase: MLLAGKTAVIYGGGGSIGSAAGEVFAREGAHVVLAGRTLDSLERTRDTIRAQGGRADADVVDALDEDAVARHLADVARTQGRVDVVLNAIGADHVQGHPIGETSLEQFLDPVVTYLSAAFVTAKAAAAVMTVQGSGVIQNISTPGARLGGVGIIGNAAQSAGLEGFSRALAAELGPAGVRVLCVRPHALATGASGSYTRRMFGRIAARAGMSTDEWLSGAAAGSALGRLPGARDVAEYLAFAASDRAAAMTGVVGNLTAGAILD; encoded by the coding sequence ATGCTGCTGGCAGGAAAGACGGCCGTGATCTATGGCGGAGGCGGCTCCATCGGCTCGGCCGCCGGCGAGGTGTTCGCCCGGGAAGGGGCGCACGTCGTCCTGGCGGGACGCACCCTCGATTCCCTCGAGCGCACCCGGGACACGATCCGCGCACAGGGCGGCCGGGCGGATGCGGACGTGGTCGATGCGCTCGACGAAGACGCGGTGGCCCGCCACCTCGCCGACGTCGCGCGGACCCAGGGGCGCGTGGACGTCGTGCTCAACGCCATCGGCGCCGACCACGTGCAGGGCCATCCGATCGGCGAGACGTCGCTGGAGCAGTTCCTCGACCCCGTCGTGACCTACCTCAGCGCGGCGTTCGTCACCGCGAAAGCGGCTGCCGCAGTCATGACCGTGCAAGGATCCGGCGTCATCCAGAACATCTCGACACCCGGTGCCCGGCTGGGCGGCGTCGGGATCATCGGCAACGCCGCCCAGAGCGCCGGGCTCGAGGGGTTCTCGCGCGCGCTCGCCGCCGAGCTCGGACCGGCCGGGGTGCGGGTCCTGTGCGTGCGGCCGCACGCGCTGGCCACCGGAGCATCCGGTTCGTACACGCGCCGGATGTTCGGCCGCATCGCCGCGCGCGCGGGGATGTCGACGGACGAGTGGCTCTCGGGCGCCGCGGCTGGATCGGCGCTCGGCCGCCTGCCCGGGGCGCGGGATGTCGCGGAGTATCTCGCCTTCGCCGCATCCGATCGTGCCGCGGCGATGACGGGCGTCGTGGGCAATCTCACCGCCGGAGCCATCCTCGACTGA
- a CDS encoding ABC transporter ATP-binding protein produces MEENNHTPALAARGLTKRFGAHTAVDDVGFDARGGRVTALLGPNGAGKTTTIRMLLGLASPDAGVADIHGRPYAELPHPARTVGAVLDGGGLHPGRSGRDHLRIVAAQIGAASERVDAVLEEVGLTAAARRRVAGYSLGMRQRTAIAAALLGEPTVLVLDEPANGLDPEGMHWLRERIRAFADAGGAVLLSSHVLSEVALVADDVVVIAHGRVVAAGDMASLVSAHGGDLERFYLDVTASRAGVR; encoded by the coding sequence ATGGAAGAAAACAACCACACACCAGCCCTCGCCGCGCGCGGGCTGACCAAGCGCTTCGGTGCGCACACCGCCGTGGACGACGTCGGATTCGACGCCCGCGGCGGGCGCGTCACGGCCCTGCTCGGACCCAACGGGGCCGGCAAGACCACCACCATCCGCATGCTCCTGGGCCTGGCGTCCCCCGACGCCGGCGTCGCCGACATCCACGGTCGCCCGTACGCGGAGCTTCCCCATCCGGCCCGGACCGTCGGCGCCGTCCTCGACGGCGGGGGACTGCACCCCGGCCGGAGCGGCCGCGATCACCTTCGCATCGTCGCCGCCCAGATCGGCGCCGCATCCGAACGGGTCGACGCCGTGCTCGAGGAAGTGGGGCTGACGGCCGCCGCCCGCCGTCGCGTGGCGGGGTACTCCCTCGGCATGCGCCAGCGCACCGCGATCGCCGCCGCACTCCTGGGCGAGCCCACGGTGCTGGTGCTCGACGAACCCGCCAACGGCCTCGACCCCGAGGGCATGCACTGGCTGCGCGAGCGCATCCGGGCCTTCGCGGATGCGGGCGGCGCGGTGCTGCTCTCGTCCCATGTGCTCTCCGAGGTGGCCCTCGTCGCCGACGATGTGGTGGTGATCGCGCACGGGCGCGTCGTCGCCGCGGGTGACATGGCCTCCCTCGTCTCCGCCCACGGCGGGGATCTGGAGCGGTTCTATCTCGACGTCACCGCGAGCCGGGCGGGGGTGCGCTGA
- a CDS encoding NADPH:quinone reductase encodes MKAIVYSSPGDSSVLSLVDRDPAEPGQGEVRVRVEVSGVNPTDWKARVGTTRRDDFAEIVPNQDGAGVVDAVGDGVTDLRVGDRVWLHLAQHGRPTGTAQEQVVVPAARAVRLPEGVDMAVGASLGVPAMTAHRALTVHEHGPARLHPGALEGRTVLVAGGAGAVGHAAIQLARWAGATVIATISSPAKATLARAAGADHTVDYTSEDVAARVRELAPDGVDHIVEVSIAANAEVDAAIAADHGSIAYYADDGGETFAMPIRPSFAKNLRIQGVLLYTVGAEAWEAAAADITAALEDGALPVGEEAGLPLTWFSLAETAAAHDAVEQGTVGKVLIRV; translated from the coding sequence ATGAAGGCCATCGTGTACTCCTCCCCCGGCGACTCCTCCGTCCTCTCCCTCGTCGACCGCGATCCGGCGGAACCGGGCCAGGGCGAAGTACGCGTGCGCGTCGAGGTGTCCGGCGTGAACCCCACCGATTGGAAGGCGCGGGTGGGAACCACCCGCCGCGACGACTTCGCCGAGATCGTCCCGAATCAGGATGGCGCGGGGGTGGTGGATGCGGTCGGCGACGGTGTCACGGATCTCCGGGTCGGCGACCGGGTGTGGCTGCACCTCGCGCAGCACGGGCGCCCCACCGGCACCGCGCAGGAGCAGGTGGTGGTGCCCGCCGCGCGCGCGGTCAGGCTGCCCGAGGGCGTCGACATGGCGGTCGGGGCTTCTCTCGGCGTGCCCGCCATGACCGCGCACCGCGCGCTCACCGTGCACGAGCACGGCCCGGCACGACTGCATCCCGGCGCCCTGGAGGGTCGCACGGTCCTGGTGGCCGGCGGCGCGGGTGCGGTGGGGCACGCCGCCATCCAGCTCGCCCGATGGGCCGGGGCCACCGTGATCGCGACGATCTCGTCGCCCGCCAAGGCGACGCTGGCCCGTGCCGCCGGCGCCGACCACACGGTCGACTACACCTCCGAGGATGTCGCCGCCCGCGTGCGCGAACTCGCGCCGGACGGCGTCGATCACATCGTGGAGGTCTCGATCGCCGCCAACGCGGAGGTGGATGCCGCCATCGCCGCCGATCACGGGTCGATCGCGTACTACGCCGACGACGGCGGCGAGACGTTCGCGATGCCCATCCGCCCGAGCTTCGCGAAGAACCTCCGCATACAGGGGGTCCTCCTGTACACCGTGGGTGCCGAGGCGTGGGAGGCCGCGGCAGCCGACATCACGGCGGCGCTGGAGGACGGCGCGCTCCCCGTGGGAGAAGAGGCGGGTCTGCCCCTCACGTGGTTCTCGCTGGCCGAGACGGCGGCGGCGCATGACGCCGTCGAACAGGGGACGGTGGGCAAGGTCCTCATCCGGGTGTGA
- a CDS encoding pentapeptide repeat-containing protein: MTRPTPLQQPRIQSPNLPALADADARDLRAGGSYEASRFTGADVAGRDLSGARFLECELSEWSAHDAVLQAAEFSQVRIDRLNAPTLRAGRTRLREVEILASRLGSVELYDAALSDVVVADSKIGWINLRAGELRDVVFRNCRFDEIDLSGARLNRVAFEGCTAGRLDLAASRLQHVDLRGLRFDAVDGPAGLAGATIDHDQLAMMAEMFAAHLGVHVRG; encoded by the coding sequence GTGACCCGACCCACCCCGCTGCAGCAGCCCCGCATCCAATCCCCGAACCTTCCGGCTCTGGCCGATGCCGACGCACGCGATCTGCGCGCGGGCGGCTCCTACGAGGCATCCCGGTTCACCGGCGCGGATGTGGCCGGAAGGGACCTCTCCGGCGCGCGGTTCCTGGAATGCGAGCTCTCCGAGTGGTCGGCTCACGACGCGGTGCTGCAGGCCGCGGAGTTCTCGCAGGTGCGCATCGACCGCCTCAACGCGCCCACCCTGCGCGCCGGGCGGACGCGCCTGCGCGAGGTCGAGATCCTCGCGTCGCGATTGGGCTCCGTCGAGCTGTACGACGCAGCGCTCTCGGACGTCGTCGTCGCCGATTCGAAGATCGGCTGGATCAACCTGCGCGCCGGCGAGCTTCGCGACGTGGTCTTCCGCAACTGCCGGTTCGACGAGATCGACCTGAGCGGTGCGCGGCTGAACCGCGTGGCGTTCGAGGGCTGCACGGCGGGCCGTCTCGACCTGGCGGCCAGCCGGCTCCAACACGTGGACCTGCGGGGGCTGCGGTTCGACGCCGTGGACGGGCCGGCGGGCCTGGCCGGAGCCACGATCGACCACGACCAGCTCGCCATGATGGCGGAGATGTTCGCCGCGCACCTGGGCGTCCACGTGCGCGGCTGA
- the deoD gene encoding purine-nucleoside phosphorylase — MTTAHIAAAPGDFASDVLLPGDPRRARRIAETFFDEPRLVTDVRGILGFTGSIGGRPISVLASGMGMPSVSIYATELARAFGVTRIVRTGTLGAMQEDVAIGDVVIASAAHTDSAMSELRIPGVHFSHAPSFALLRDAVAVATDRGLRTHVGAVFTSDSFYGVRPETTAGLTAHGVLAVEMEAAGLYAVGAAEGIETLMVGTISDHLLREEEMTAQQRETTFVDMVTVALGSLGFAV; from the coding sequence ATGACCACTGCTCACATCGCCGCCGCCCCCGGCGACTTCGCTTCCGACGTCCTCCTGCCCGGCGACCCCCGCCGCGCGCGCCGCATCGCGGAGACGTTCTTCGACGAGCCGCGGCTGGTCACCGACGTGCGCGGCATCCTGGGGTTCACCGGATCCATCGGCGGCCGCCCGATCTCGGTACTGGCATCGGGGATGGGTATGCCGTCGGTGTCGATCTACGCCACCGAGCTCGCGCGGGCCTTCGGCGTCACCCGCATCGTGCGCACCGGGACGCTCGGTGCCATGCAGGAGGACGTCGCGATCGGCGATGTCGTCATCGCCTCCGCGGCGCACACGGATTCGGCCATGAGTGAGCTGCGCATCCCCGGTGTGCACTTCAGTCATGCCCCCTCGTTCGCGCTGTTGCGCGACGCCGTCGCCGTCGCCACGGACAGGGGCCTGCGCACTCACGTGGGCGCCGTGTTCACGAGCGACAGCTTCTACGGCGTCCGCCCGGAGACCACGGCCGGCCTCACCGCGCACGGCGTCCTGGCCGTGGAGATGGAGGCCGCCGGCCTCTACGCCGTCGGTGCGGCGGAGGGCATCGAGACGCTCATGGTCGGCACCATCAGCGACCATCTGCTGCGCGAGGAGGAGATGACCGCGCAGCAGCGCGAGACGACCTTCGTCGACATGGTCACGGTGGCCCTCGGCTCCTTGGGCTTCGCCGTCTGA